Proteins co-encoded in one Nicotiana sylvestris chromosome 7, ASM39365v2, whole genome shotgun sequence genomic window:
- the LOC138874126 gene encoding uncharacterized mitochondrial protein AtMg00810-like, with product MSVMGELTFFLGLQIQQSEEGTFICQTKYTKELIQKFGMSNAKSIVTRMSPSTNLDKDEQGISIDKTKYHGMIGSLLYLPASRPDIMFSVCKCARFQSAPKESHLTVVKRIIRYLIKTVSYGLWYPRFNSFKLEYFSDDDLAGDKDDRKSTSGTCQLLGNALIS from the coding sequence ATGAGTGTGATGGGTGAGCTAACATTCTTCCTTGGACTACAAATTCAACAATCTGAAGAAGGAACCTTTATATGTCAGACCAAATACACAAAAGAGCTGATTCAAAAATTTGGTATGAGCAATGCAAAATCAATTGTCACACGAATGAGCCCTTCCACAAATCTAGACAAAGATGAACAGGGTATTTCTATTGATAAAACTAAATATCATGGAATGATTGGATCATTGTTGTATCTGCCAGCAAGTCGACCAGATATTATGTTTAGCGTATGCAAATGTGCCAGGTTTCAGTCAGCTCCCAAGGAATCACATTTGACTGTCGTAAAAAGAATCATTCGATATCTTATCAAGACTGTATCTTATGGACTATGGTACCCTCGCTTTAACTCTTTTAAATTAGAATATTTTTCAGATGATGACCTTGCAGGTGATAAGGATGATAGAAAAAGCACAAGTGGTACATGTCAATTACTGGGAAATGCATTGATATCCTAG